TGGTGACACCTCGCTGGCGATTGAAGGACGAGAGCAGGTCGATGATTTCCGATCCGGTCGCCGAGTCGAGGTTCCCGGTGGGCTCATCAGCCAGAATGATGGCCGGATCGTTGGCCAGGGCCCGAGCGATGGCCACACGCTGCTGCTGGCCCCCCGAGA
The genomic region above belongs to Phycisphaerae bacterium and contains:
- a CDS encoding ATP-binding cassette domain-containing protein; the encoded protein is SGGQQQRVAIARALANDPAIILADEPTGNLDSATGSEIIDLLSSFNRQRGVTIISATHDHKMLAASTRVVWITDGRVDRIERREALQIAVGSIDGRS